Proteins found in one Triticum urartu cultivar G1812 chromosome 4, Tu2.1, whole genome shotgun sequence genomic segment:
- the LOC125553037 gene encoding B3 domain-containing protein Os06g0194400-like, whose translation MAESNSYEEQRRRQIEENRRKLEELRLHHLSAAVREAAARPKPNPKPRPKRKAPEPGDLRRSGRVAGLPEQPNYLEGALQRDYRGVYEAYAASKTPTAEERAGAVAKAEELKRRIHRIRCPAFVRPMSHECATRSILMQIPKHFIEYLPAHDEAAVLVDEADDEFHMMYNAHRKGKHCHYYLDKGWRRFAADHDLADGDCLVFHMTERVKFKVYIFRANPDYESDQTSDDSDDEE comes from the exons ATGGCGGAATCGAACTCGTACGAGGAGCAGCGCCGGAGGCAGATTGAGGAGAACCGCCGGAAGCTGGAGGAGCTCCGCCTGCACCACCTCTCCGCCGCCGTCCGCGAGGCCGCCGCCAGGCCCAAGCCCAACCCCAAGCCCAGGCCG AAGCGCAAGGCCCCGGAGCCCGGCGATCTCCGGCGGTCCGGCCGCGTCGCCGGCCTCCCGGAGCAGCCCAACTACCTCGAGGGCGCACTTCAGCGCGACTACCGTGGAGTGTACGAGGCGTATGCCGCTTCGAAAACGCCGACCGCCGAGGAGAGGGCCGGCGCCGTCGCCAAGGCCGAGGAGCTCAAGCGCCGGATCCACCGCATCCGCTGCCCCGCCTTCGTCAGGCCCATGTCCCACGAATGCGCCACCAGATCAATCCTGATG CAAATCCCCAAGCACTTCATCGAGTATCTCCCGGCGCACGATGAGGCAGCCGTCTTGGTGGACGAGGCGGATGACGAGTTCCACATGATGTACAATGCCCACAGAAAGGGCAAACACTGTCACTACTACCTCGACAAGGGGTGGAGACGGTTTGCTGCCGACCATGACCTTGCCGATGGCGATTGCTTGGTTTTCCACATGACGGAGAGGGTAAAGTTCAAG
- the LOC125553038 gene encoding B3 domain-containing protein Os06g0194400-like — protein sequence MAESNSYEEQRRRQMEENRRKLEELRLHHLSAAVREAAARPKPNPKPRPKRKAPEPGEIRRSGRVAGLPEQPSYLEGAGQRDYRGVYEAYAVWKGPTEEERAGAIAKAEELQRRIHRIRCPAFVKPMTHNCASKAAEMKIPKHFSEYLPAHDEGVVLVDKADDEFHMMYNAHRQGRHYYFHKGWRGFAANHDLAVGDCLVFHMTERAKFKVYIFRANPDYESDQTSDDSEDEE from the exons ATGGCGGAATCCAACTCGTACGAGGAGCAGCGCCGGAGGCAGATGGAGGAGAACCGCCGGAAGCTGGAGGAGCTCCGCCTGCACCATCTCTCCGCCGCCGTCCGCGAGGCCGCCGCCAGGCCCAAGCCCAACCCCAAGCCCAGGCCG AAGCGCAAGGCCCCGGAGCCCGGCGAGATCCGGCGGTCCGGCCGCGTCGCCGGCCTCCCGGAGCAGCCCAGCTACCTCGAGGGCGCAGGGCAGCGCGACTACCGTGGAGTGTACGAGGCATACGCTGTTTGGAAAGGACCGACCGAGGAGGAGAGAGCCGGCGCCATCGCCAAGGCGGAGGAGCTCCAGCGCCGGATCCACCGCATCCGCTGCCCCGCCTTCGTCAAGCCCATGACCCACAACTGCGCCAGCAAGGCAGCCGAGATG AAAATCCCCAAGCACTTCAGTGAATATCTCCCGGCGCACGATGAGGGAGTCGTCTTGGTGGACAAGGCGGATGACGAGTTCCACATGATGTACAATGCCCACAGACAGGGCAGACACTACTATTTCCACAAGGGGTGGAGAGGATTTGCCGCCAACCATGACCTTGCCGTTGGCGATTGCTTGGTTTTCCACATGACAGAGAGGGCAAAGTTCAAG GTCTACATTTTTAGAGCAAACCCAGACTATGAAAGCGACCAAACTTCTGATGACTCTGAGGATGAAGAGTAA